AGAAGGAATTAAGGGAGCTAAAGCAGTAGCTGGTGCAATATTTTTGGCTCGAACTGGAAAAAATAAAGAAGAGATTAGACAATTTGTAGCTGATAGATTCTACAATCTCGATTTTACGCTGGATGCTATCCGTCCCTCATATCAATTTGATAGTAGTTGTCAAGGAAGTGTTCCTCAAGCCATCGTAGCATTTTTAGAAGCAGAAGATTTTGAAGATGCGATTCGTAATGCAGTGTCTCTTGGTGGAGATAGTGACACCCTGGCTGCTATAGCTGGCAGTATCGCTGAACCATTTTTTGGCATTCCAGAAGAAATAGTCTATCGAACTACTGATTACCTACCTAGTTTAATTATGGAAGTTTCGTATTATTTCGAGCAAGATTATCCAAGTAAAGGTCTTAGATGTTCTCACATGAACGAAGGACAATTTGAAATGGTTAGCCTTTTCCAGTTAATAGATGATTGTGTTGGTAGAATCATTCCTAAAGGTGCACCGGTTGAAATATTAGAAGAATATCCGAATGGTGCAATCAAAGTACAACCTGATGAGCAATATATTCAGTTAGATTTTTCGTCCTTTGATAAAAATCTAATTGACTTCGCAAAGAAAAATAAGGTACAAGCTCCTTTTGATTTGGTAGTGGAGGGAGTTCAGAATGCAGTGGATAACTCATTGGATATGTTAGGTCAGCTTGGGAATGAGATTGGTAAAGGACTAGGTATCGTAGGCAATGAGGCAGGAAAAGTTGTTCAAGGTTCAGCAGATTTCGTAGGTCAAATTGGCGCTGATTTAGGAATAGGTCAGCTTGGGAATGAGATTGGTAAAGGACTAGGTATCGTAGGCAATGAGGCAGGAAAAGTTGTTCAAGGTTCAGTAGATTTCGTAGGTCAAATTGGCGCTGATTTAGGAAAAGGTTGGAATCATTTATGGAAATCGGCAAATAAGACGACTCAAACCAGGGACAAAACAAATCAAAAATCTGCTGAAATGTCTGGTGTAAAAAAAGAACCAGCTAAGAAAATGCATTTTGATTCTATGGAATCATTACAAAGTGTAGTTCATATCGTAAATGAAGCGGATTTATCAACTCTTGATCCAAATCGTGTCATTGCAGACAGTCCTCTAAAAGATGTGTTGGCTATGGGGCTAGGAGCAGGCTTAGGCGGTGTTGTTTCTTACGGTGCCTTATATGGACTAGGAACAGTGGGGCTTTCGGCTGCAGGAATTACCTCAGGTTTAGCTGCTGCTGGTGCCCTTGTTGGTGGTGGCATGGTAGCAGGTTTGTTTGTACTTGCAGCTCCAGTTGCAATTTTAGCTGGTGGTGGTTTAGCAATTGCCAATATTCTTACCCAACAACATCTCCAACAGGAGAAAAAACGCCTCTATAAAGTTGCATTACAAAAACATCAAGCTATCATCGAGGCTCTAAAATCTGAAAATCAAGAGAATAAAGAACGGATTGATTATTTGACCAGTTTAAATATTCTATTGCAAAAAGCTATTGAAGAATTGAAAGAGGATATAGGGATGCAAGATGAATCAGAACAAGCAGAGTCGATATAAATATAGCCATGGCGAAAAGGAAGTATTGAAAGTTCTAAAATACCAGCAACAGGAATTGGTAGGATTGGAAAAACAAAGACAGGAGGATACCAAACGACTTGATCAGCGAATCTCGACAAGTGAAGAACTTCTGATTTCTTTAGGTTATCAACTTCCAAGTAAAGCTAAGATGACTAAAAATAAAGAAGCTCAAATCGGTTCCAAGAAAGAGCGTGCCATACTTTCATGGGAACAATTAGTAGAAAAGGCTAATCAGCAAGTTCAGGACGATATTGTTTTTGAAGATATATTGACTGCTGATGAAATAGCAGAAAATCGTGAAGTCCTAACAGCACTTAGAGCTGAATACCAAGCAATTTATAACCTGGATAAATTTGATATCTTGCTTGGTGTGGGCAGTGGCATTCTAGCTTCTTTAGTTGATATTCTTTTAATTGGTATGCCAGCAAAGTCAGTTAATGCAGGACCGCTTGCCAACTATGTCAGAAATAGATTTGAGACTATTTTTTCTCCGGGTGATTTGGAGAATTGGAAATTTGCAAAAGTTCCATTTGACGCTCAGGATAATCGAAATACTGAACGTATTATAAATGGACTATCTCCACAATATCATCGTCTCTATTCCTTGGGGCATGATCCATTAGTGGGATTCATCATTGGAGTCTTGGATATCATGAATGGGCAGATGACTACAATTGATAAATTTGGCAAAATTGTAGTTCAAGACATGCCAAACTACCTAGATCGCAAAGAAGAAAATATCTTTTTTGCAATAGCTAAGCTATTAGTCCATTTTAAATCAGATATCACAACCTCAATGGGTTTACCTGCTCCTCTGATGGGTCTATTTAATCTCTTACAGTTTGGAGAAATTGGCAAAGAGGAAGAAACCATTGCTCAAATCGTTCAGGGAATGTATCAAGATGGATATGATTTTATTCACTTTGCTACTATGTCCATTCCAGTGATGCTGATCGAAGTTTTGGTTAGATTAGGCTATGCTTGTCGCCGCTTGTCACAGGGAGCCAGCCTTTCAGATGCTGTTGCTTTTTCTACTAATAGGAAAAAATATCCAAAGTTGGGAACCATACTCTTTACTGCTCATTCAGTGAGTACAGCTGTTAATCTCGGCAAAATCATTATTACTGAAAATCCCCTTGCCATTAACTATCCACAATGGTTAGCATTTTTCAAATACTCCTATCAAGAAGTCCATTATCGACTGTTTTTGGAATCAGAGCAAAAGAGGAAGTTCTTTGAGGAGAATGATAATTTACAATACGATCAAATTTATGCCAATATAGATAAGTTCTTTGAAGAGGTCAAAGAAGATTATCAACTGACAATATGAAAACACATTTTAAATCCTAGTCTCGGCTAGGATTTTCTTTGTATTCCAGCCCTCTACTACCCACAAATCTTCCCCATCCATGCTATAATAGAAACATGAAAAAAAATAAATTATTACTCATCGATGGCTCATCGGTAGCCTTCCGTGCTTTCTTTGCACTTTATAATCAAATCGACCGTTTCAAGAATGCCAATGGTCTGCATACCAACGCCATTTACGGCTTTAATCTGATGTTGGACCACATGATGAAGCGGATTGAGCCGACCCACATTCTCGTGGCTTTTGATGCTGGAAAGACCACCTTCCGTACTGAGATGTACGCCGATTACAAGGCGGGCCGGGCCAAGACACCAGACGAGTTCCGCGAGCAGTTCCCCTTCATCCGTCAGATGTTGGATGCTATGGGGGTTAAGTACTATGAACTGGCTCAGTACGAGGCAGATGATATTATCGGTACCTTGGACAAAATGGCAGAGCGGACAGACATTCCCTTCGATGTGACCATTGTCAGCGGTGACAAGGACTTGATCCAGCTGACAGACGAAAACACCGTAGTTGAGATTTCTAAGAAAGGCGTTGCCGAATTCGAAGAATTTACCCCAGCCTACCTCATGGAAAAAATGGGTATCACTCCCACTCAGTTTATCGACCTCAAAGCACTCATGGGTGATAAATCCGATAACATCCCTGGCGTGACCAAAATCGGTGAAAAAACAGGTCTTAAGCTCCTAACCGAATATGGTTCTTTGGATGGTATTTACGAGAATATCGACAGCATGAAGGCATCCAAGATGAAGGAAAACCTAATTGCTGATAAGGAACAGGCTTTTCTGTCACGCACTCTTGCGACCATCGACACTAATGCACCTATTGAAATCGGACTGGATGACCTTATCTACGAGGGACCAAAAGTCGAAGAACTAGGACAATTCTACGATGATATGGGCTTCAAGCAGTTGAGAGCTCAGTTGGGAACTAGCGCTGAGGAAGAACGTCCTGCAGTCGAGTTTCAAACAGTCACCGAATTGACTGAGGGCATGCTACACGCAGATCAATTTTTCTATTTTGAAATCTTGGGCGAAAACTACCATCGAGAAGACTTGGTGGGACTAGCTTGGGGTGACAAGGAGCAGATTTATGTTGGGGGACCAGAACTCCTCGACAGCCCAATCTTGCGTGATTTCTTAGAAAATCAGCCTGTTAAAACCTATGATTTTAAACGTGGAAAAGTCCTCCTAGCCCGTTACGGTATTGACTTGCCATTAGCTAGCTTTGACAGCCGTTTGGCCAAGTACCTCCTGTCAACAGTAGAGGACAACGCCATTACTACCATTGCCAATCTTTATGGTCAGTCCCGAGTGGTGCCAGACGAGGTGGTCTATGGCAAGGGGGCGAAACTGGCACTTCCAGAGAGACCAGAATACTTCTCACATCTTGCCAACAAGCTACAAGTTCTTATTGAAACAGAAGCAGTCATGTTAGAAAAACTGGAAGAAAACCAGCAAGTTTCCCTGCTCTTTGATATGGAATTGCCCCTAGCAAATGTCCTAGCCAAGATGGAAATCACAGGCATCAAGGTTCAAAAAGAAACCTTACAGACCATGCAGGCTGAAAATGAAGTTCTAATTGAACAGTTGACCAGGGAAATCTATGAGTTGGCTGGTCAGGAATTTAATATCAACTCGCCAAAACAACTGGGAACCATTCTCTTTGAAGACATGGGCTTGCCTTTGGAATACACCAAGAAAACCAAGACAGGTTACTCAACAGCCGTGGATGTCTTAGAAAGGCTTGCTCCAATTGCACCCGTCGTTTCCAAGATTTTGGACTACCGTCAGATTACCAAGTTGCAGTCAACCTATGTTATCGGCTTGCAGGATGCCATTTTAGAAGACGGTAAGATCCATACTCGATATGTGCAGGACTTGACCCAAACTGGTCGTCTGTCTTCGACGGACCCCAACCTGCAAAATATCCCTGTTCGTCTGGAACAAGGTCGCCTCATTCGTAAGGCTTTTGTACCTTCGCTTGAAGACAGTGTCCTTTTGGCATCCGACTATTCCCAGATTGAATTGCGGGTCTTGGCACATATTTCTAAGGATGAGCATTTGATTGAAGCCTTCCAAAAAGGTGTGGACATTCATACCTCGACAGCCATGCGGGTCTTTGGCATTGAAAAGGCTGAAGATGTGACGGCGAACGACCGTCGCAATGCCAAGGCAGTCAACTTCGGTGTGGTTTATGGCATATCAGATTTCGGCTTGTCCAACAACCTGGGCATTACTCGTAAAGAAGCCAAGGAATATATTGAAACCTACTTTGAACGTTTCCCAGGTATCAAGAACTATATGGAAACCATTGTTCGTGAGGCTAGAGATAAGGGCTTTGTAGAAACCATCTACAAGCGCCGTCGTGAATTGCCAGAAATCAATTCCCGTAATTTCAATGTCCGTAATTTTGCGGAACGGACTGCCATCAACTCCCCAATCCAAGGATCTGCCGCCGATATTCTCAAGGTAGCCATGATCAACTTGGACAAGGCGATTGTAGAAACAGGTCTGTCAACACGCATGCTCCTTCAGGTACACGATGAGATTGTGCTTGAAGTACCAAAAACTGAATTGGAAACAGTAAAAAAACTTGTGAAAGAAACCATGGAATCAGCTATTGCCTTGTCTGTTCCACTGATTGCCGATGAAAATGATGGACAGACCTGGTATGAAGCAAAATAGAAAGGAATGACATGAAGAAAACACTAGTATGTATTGGATTATGTAGCTTGCTTTTGGCAGGCTGTGGAGAAAAAACGGAAAACAAGGGTACCAACCCTTCTGGAGCTGATTTTTCAACACAATTACCTATTTTAAAAGAGAAACAAGACACAAGCAACGAAACCATGAATGTTCTTGCTAATGCTCCTGTCGTAGTTGTTAATGCTAATCCACCGGCAGATCCAGCTCAAAAAGGTCACAAAATCCATGCTGCCAACAATGGTGTTGCAGAAAAGGATGAGGCTGGCAATATTAAGGAACATTTCCGTTACTATGATGTGCCGGCAACTTGGACTATTAACGCTGAGAACACGGAAGATGAAACGATTGCAGCCGTCTATGATGTAAAGACCAATTCTAGTAACTTTATGGTTCAGCTGTATAATATCAATGCATTTAATACATCACCTCTTGAAGAAGGCCGTAATATGACACCAGAAGAGCTGGAGGCTCGTATGGCTGAAACCAACCATTCATTTATTGAAAAGACAATTGTCACCATAAACAACCAAGAATGGCAGGTCGGTCGTCAAATTATGAAGGATCAAAAAATGGCTCGTATTACCTTCTACCGTATGGAATCGACAGGTGCCTATGATGATTCAGTTGTCGTTGGCTCCATTTATTACTCCCTAGATCCAGGTATGGACAAGGACCGTACCAACCTTAAGAAAACAATTGGCGAGCTCAAGGACGTTCTGTACAATATTTCTAAGAAGTAAAGTTAGCTAGAATGAGGTAGCAGATGGTAGACTGGTTGAAGACTAGAACCTATGGTCAGCAATTTTGGGTTGGATTTTCCTTTTGTCTATTAGGTATGGTATTAGCCAGGGTTACTAAAATCAATTACCTGGCAAATCTCGGCTGTGCCTCCTATGCTGTCTTGATGTTGGTTTTTCCTAAACTCCCCAATCGGACACGGCTGACAGAAAAGGAAGAGAAGACCATTCGCTTGGTGGCAATCCTTGCACTTGTTTTATTTCTATTTATCTTTCGATTTGATGTATCCTAAAGGAGAAAGCTATGACCTATTCATTTCAAAATCCTAGTCAAACTGTCATTTTTGACTACTTGAAACAATCTAAAACTATTGCAGTTGTTGGTTTATCTAGCCGTGAAGAAACTGCAGCTTATCGGGTATCCAAGCTTATGCAAGAAGCAGGATACAAGATTATTCCTGTCAATCCAAGGGCAGTAGGCGAAACCATCCTAGGAGAGCAGGTCTATGCTAGCCTCTTGGAAATTGACCAGCCGGTAGATATTGTCAATGTTTTTCGTCGGAGTGAGTTTCTGGCAGATGTGGCGCGTGAATTTGTTCAAACAGATGCGAAAATCTTTTGGGCTCAACTCGGTTTAGAAAGCCAAGAAGCAGAAGACTTTCTCCGTCAAGCAGGTCGCAATGACATTGTCATGAACAAGTGTATCAAGATTGAATATCTGGAGATGCAAGAAGTGTAAGAGAAGAAAGTTGGAGGTTCTGTGATGAAATCGCTTATGAAATTTGTAAGATGTTTGGGATTATCTACCTTCATGTTGGTCAGCTTACTAGCCTGTTCTAGCCAGACTAGGTCTGTAGATACTACCTCTTCAACTACTGGCAGTTCTACTAAAATCAGTTCTTCAACCAGCACTTCAACGAACTCGACCAGCTCATCAACTACAAGTTCAGCGACAAGCACCAGTCCTAGTAGCAGCTTAGTTACTGAAAGTTCTAGTCAAACCCAAACCAGTCAATCTGAGGACAGTAGTCAAGTAGCTCCTCCTAGCCAATCCACTCTTCACCCCAATTATCAAGCAATCTTAAATACCTATAGCAAGTGGATAAGAGTGTTGAGAAGTGGTGGGACCTTTGATGATCCGACGGTGGAAGAGGGCTACCTAAAAAATATCGACCCCAATGTTGCATTTTATTATGCCTTACACGATATTGATGGAAATGGTCAGTTAGAACTCTTACTTGCGACTGGTGGAGAGCAGATGTTTGTCTTTTCTATCTGGGGAAATGAAACCTACCCAACTCGCTTGGTTTCTTCCGAAAATGTTCGAGTATATGTAGATATTTTTGATAATGGTCTAATCAGTAGCTTCTTTTTAGACGGCTATCGACCAGAAAGCAACGGAACAATCTATCGCTTGGCTACTGATGGCAGTCAGGTCTATACTGTTGGCACTTTTCGCTTAAATGCTCATACGGGTCAAGTTACTTCTGATGGACCAGAATTTTTGCCAGAAAGAAGTAGGGCTATTCAAGATGTTTTGACTTGGCAATTGTTACAATAATAAAATCAGGCTCCAGAATTTTCTGGGCCTTTTCTTAAAGCTTTCTTAAAACATTTTTAAAATAGCCATAATTGGAGATTTTTTTCTTGCCTTTCCAACTTTTAGCATGCTATAATTGGAAATCACTATTTGAAAATTTATTGAAAATAGTATTCTTACATAGAATTGAGGAAATCATGAAGAAAAAATTAACAGCAGCTCTTATCGCCCTTCTAGCCTTAGCCGCAGCAACCTATAACGCTTTCTTGCTCTTTTTCCAGACGGATACAGCAACAGAAACCACTACCAGCAGCTCCAGTCAGGTTGCAAGTAGCTCTAGTCAAGTCAGCTCAAGCAGTCAAGCAGCAGGGACAAGTGAAGCAAGCTCTAGCCAATCCACAGGCTTGACAGATGGTACCTATACAGGTGCAGTAACATCAACCAACCGCGGTGACTACCAGGTGCAATTAACTGTTTCAGGCGGAAATATCAGCGACGTAACTATCTTGCAGTATCCAAATGATAACCCTGAATCGCAAGAAATCAATGACGGTGCCCTACCGACCTATATTGCAGAAGCTATTTCCAATCAATCAGCTCAAGTCAATCAGATTTCAGGAGCAACTGAAGCCTATAATGGTTTTACAGGCTCCTTGCAAGATGCCATTAACCAAGCCTCATGATAAAAATCATCAACAAGACAGTTGAGGCGATGACCCTGCCCTTTACCATTAGTCTGGCAACTGTACAGGAAAGCCAACTAGAAGAGGAGTTGGACAGACTAAGTTTGGAAATACTGGCTGAGCTAGAACGTTTGGAAGAAAAATTTTCAGCCTTTCGTCCAAGTTCCTTGGTATGTCGTTTTCAAGACGGAGATAGGTCAGTTTTGTTAGACCAGGAATTTCAGGAAGTCTTTTCCCTAGCAGAAATGGCTCATCAAGAAACAGACGGTGCCTTTGACACCTACTATAAAGGGAGCTATGATCCAACTGGTCTGGTCAAGGGCTGGGTGGTTGAAAAAATCTTTCAAAATAAACTCCTACCCTACCTCCAACACCCCGATGTTGAAGCAGTTTGCTTAAATGGAGGAGGAGATATGCAGTTCTCTACCAAGGAAGTAAGTAGTTTCGTCTGGAAGATTGGCATTGAAAATCCTGATAATCTACAGGAAATCCTTGCTGTATTTACAGCCAAGAATGGAGCCATTGCCACATCTGGCTACAGCAAGCGAGGACAGCATATCCCATCTCAAAATGATATCCAACAAATAACCTTTATGGATACCAGTCTGACAAGAGCAGATGTCTGGGCCACAGCTGGATTAAGTATGCCAGAAAACAAATTGGTCCAAGCCATCGCCCGCCACCAACTTAGTGGCTTGTATATCAAGTCCCAGCAATTACAATTTTTTCAAAAAGGAGAATTAGTGCGTGATTAAGAAAAATAACTATGCTTTAGGATTGGCCTGGATGGTGGCTTTATTCATCCTGCCCTTTCCCTTTATCTATACCTTTGTAAGTGGTCTACCGGCAGGTTTTGGTCAAATGAAGGTCAGCATCGCCTTGGGTATCGTGGCTTATGTCTGGATGCTCTTAGCGCTTTACATTGGAACCAAACCTAAGTGGCTGGATCGGTTGATTGGCCTGCCAGCAGCCTATATGATTCACGGCATTCTCAGCCTGGTGGCCATTTACTTCTCCTTTATGCATAAGAACCTCTTACCATCTTATGGCTTGATTGAGCAGACTGGTAATATCGCCTTTCTCATCTTCCTGTCCTTAGCCATTTATTCAATGGTCTTCATGGCAGGATGGTTAACATCTAGAATTCGTTTCCTTGCTAACCTAAAACGCAAACTGGAAACTACCTTCAAACACGAAGTTTCTGTATGGCTCCATCGCTTGAACTTGTTGGCAACCTTTTTGATTTTTGTCCATGTCCAGTTAATTGATTATATCCGTGCAAATACCAGCTTTATGGCAGTCTTCTACTTAGCTTCTGGCTTTGTATTCCTGTCATATCTCTGGGCCAAATTCAAGCCAAATGCAAAAGGCTACACGGCTAAATTAGTCGAAAATCGTGAAATTGCTGACAATATTCACGAATTACAAATTCAATTACCTAAAGGCAAGGCTACTAAATTGAGAGCGGGTGACTTCGTCTTTATCTCCTTCCCAGGTCTTAAGGGCTTGGCTGAGCCCCATCCCTTCTCCCTTGTAAATGCCCCTGATGCAAATGATCAGATTACACTGGCTATTCGTGGAGATGGGGACTTTACCCGTACCTTACAAACTGTTGCAGCTCCAGCTCGTATTCGAGTGGACGGTGGCTACGGTATGTTCCAAACGGTAGTTGAAGATCAGCAGCCAAAAAATATCATCATGATTTCAGGTGGTATTGGTATTACACCTTTGTTGTCGCTAATTGATAAGTTCCCAACAATTGATACAACAGTCTTTCATGGTGCAACTACTGAGGCAGCCCTGATTTACGAAGAAAAATTCAAATCTTGGGAAGCTGAGAGAGAGAATTTCAAGGCAGTCCGAAAAATCGGTGCCTTTGAAGAAGCAGAAGTTTTGTCCGCATTGCCTCATGACTTTGATGAATTGACAGTCTTGGTTTCAGGACCTCCTGTTATGGCTCGTTACTGGATCAAGACCTTGGCAAAAAATGGGGTCCCTAAAACTCAAATTTTCTATGAGGAATTTGGTTGGTAAGTTTATCTTGCCTTCTCATTAGAAAGTCTTATATATTGTAAAGTCGGTTTCTCAAGGGAACTGACTTTTTTAATGCACACAAACATACTAAGATTAGTAGTGAGGAAATCTCCGACGGGAGAAAGTACTCACTACTTTTTCTTTATGATAAAGTAGAGGTGTCTTGTTAAGTCGTAGGGCTTTTTGACGCTAGACGTCGCAACAAAAACTGGCAAGACACCTGTTTTAGAAAGAATGTTATCAAAGTATGTGGGACGCCAGACGTCGAGTATTGAAAATGACATCACTAAAACAAGGAATCATTCAAGACAAAGAGGTAATATCATGCGTGCAGTTTTTGGGATTGATGTGAGTAAGGCAAGTTCAGAAGTGACCATTCTAGTCAATGGTGAGAAAGTTCATGGCTATACCATGTCCAATGACGCCATCGGCTTTGCTCGGCTACTTGGCGATTTGAAAACCGTCCATAAGCCAGAAATCATCTTTGAAGCAACAGGTGTCTACTCTCGTCGTCTTCAAGCTTTTCTGGATGAACATAGCTACGCTTATACACGGCTTAATCCCTTAGAAGCTAAGAAGCAACTGGATAGCTTGCGTGTGCGGAAAACAGATCAAATTGACGCCGAAAAACTGGCTCAATCTCAATTTGTACTGAATCGTAAACCCACTTATGTCCAAGAAGAAGTCTACCAAAACTTGCGGGATCTCAGCCGTTTCTATCAGAATCTGACCGAGGATATTGTTCGAGCTAAAAACCGTCTGCACAAGGTCTTACAAGTCACTTTTCCTGAATTGGAAACTATCTTATCAACACCATCTGGCGAGCAATACTGGAACCTGGTCATAGCTTTTCCTTGCAAGGACTTCGTTCTTGAGTTAAGCAAGGATAAACTCTCAGAAATCATTCGTCAGTCCACCTCAAAACGGATTTCGGACAAGCGTGTGGCGTATTTAGCTGAGAAGTTGATAGCACTAGCTAATCAATCTTACTGTGCCGTCAAGAAAACCTCTCCAATACTAGAAGAGGTGCGTTACTATGCAAAAGAATTGCTTCGGCTTTCTGAACAGAGACAAGCTGTCCTAGACCAAATGGTGGAACTAGCTCAGCCATTACCTGAATATGACATTCTGCTCTCTATTCCTGGAATAGCTGAGACTACTGCAACAAGTATTATTGGTGAACTGGGAGATATTCGCCGTTTTCAGTCTGCCAATCAAATCAATGCCTTTATCGGTATTGACCTGAGACACTATGAATCGGGTAACTTTTTAGCTAAGGAACACATTACCAAGCGTGGCAATCCCTACGCTAGAAAGATTCTGTTCAAATGTATTCACAATATCGCTTCAGCTAGTCACACCAATCCTTGCCATATCGCCGACTTTTATGAGAAACGAAAAAGACAATCGCAAACGACTTCTACAAAGCCGCACACGATTGCCTCCATACATCGTCTCATTCGGACAATGTATTACCTCATAACGCATAACAAACTTTACGATTACACTTTAACTCAAAATCAGTAAGATTGTTTATGCAATATTATTGTAACACCTTATCAAAAATTTTCAACATAAGGTGTTAATTTCGTGTACTCTTTTTTACACGAAACTTTAGTCCAAAAGAAAACAATTTCCTTATTTTGACTATTGAACTCAAAATATTTTTCATCAAATACCTTGATAGGCTTGACAAATGGTAGAAAAAAGCCCTGCCTGAGAGGCTGGACCTAGGAAATTCTATGAAAGAGGAATGTTAGAATTGGAATAAGCTACTACACATGGCGTAAAAAATAGAAAGGAAGAAACCTATTTCAATTCTAAAGATGTAAGAATATACACTTACCATTCCTCAGTTGATAGTATAACATAAAACTATATAGAATTCCAATATTTTTACCCCCTTTTTTTTTTAATTATCGACACAAATTCATGAAAAGCCTATTTTATGCATATTTTGAATAATAGAAAAGAAGTTGATGGTGGTCAACTTCTTTTCTATCCCTGTTTATAAACTATTTCTTTAGGGAACTTTATACTTGTATCCCTACAAAAGAAATGCATATTTTATAAAAAATAGGTTGTGTTATCGTTAGATTATTCATAAACGTAGTTCATTTTTTGGGCCTGATCATCTAAAATTCCTTCGTGGAAGTAAGATTGGGCTAAATAGTGGTAAGGCCAGACATATAGACCGGCTAGGCCAAAGGTGATGACGATAAGCGCAAACCAACCGATAAAGGACAAATCCAATACAAAACGCTTGAATTTGTATCCTTTCATCAATTTTCTACTGGCCTTGATAATGGAAAAGGCTCCAGTGTATTCCTCCCGCTCCAACTGTTCGAATAGGATAAATTCAACTTGAGAGTAGGCATAAATTTGCGGAATATAGATAGCAAGTCCAATGATGGTCAGGAAGATACCGCTAATAAGTAAAATCCCCAGTAAGGCTAGAAGATCTTGAGGAAGGAGATTTGGGTCGGTCGAACCTGTTGATAGAATGATTGTAGCGGTGACGGTGGTGCTACCAATAATTAAACCAAGCCCAAGATAGAAGATCAAGCCCCACAGGAAGAGAAGGAAACTCTTCAAAATATAGGTCTTGAACACCTTTCCAAAATCCTTATGTGAAAAAATGCTGATGCAGTCCTTAAATGAGGTGGCCTGTTTGATATTCTTTGTGACTTGAAATAAGGTCCAAAGGACAGATAGCTGAAGCAAGCCTAAAAGCAAGCCGTAGAAAAATGGAAACAAGGAGGTAGAAAAGAGGTAGCCCGGACTAGCAATGTCTTCGGGTGTCAGGCCAACAAGACTATTGCGAGAAGCAGAGAATAATTGAACGATAACAGATAGAATAACGGGAATAGCTGCTACTTGATAGATACCATCTGTATGATGAATGGTCTGGCGAGCTTTTTCCCTAATCTCAAAAATTGTAAACATCTACAT
The nucleotide sequence above comes from Streptococcus sp. 29887. Encoded proteins:
- a CDS encoding FAD:protein FMN transferase yields the protein MIKIINKTVEAMTLPFTISLATVQESQLEEELDRLSLEILAELERLEEKFSAFRPSSLVCRFQDGDRSVLLDQEFQEVFSLAEMAHQETDGAFDTYYKGSYDPTGLVKGWVVEKIFQNKLLPYLQHPDVEAVCLNGGGDMQFSTKEVSSFVWKIGIENPDNLQEILAVFTAKNGAIATSGYSKRGQHIPSQNDIQQITFMDTSLTRADVWATAGLSMPENKLVQAIARHQLSGLYIKSQQLQFFQKGELVRD
- the polA gene encoding DNA polymerase I, encoding MKKNKLLLIDGSSVAFRAFFALYNQIDRFKNANGLHTNAIYGFNLMLDHMMKRIEPTHILVAFDAGKTTFRTEMYADYKAGRAKTPDEFREQFPFIRQMLDAMGVKYYELAQYEADDIIGTLDKMAERTDIPFDVTIVSGDKDLIQLTDENTVVEISKKGVAEFEEFTPAYLMEKMGITPTQFIDLKALMGDKSDNIPGVTKIGEKTGLKLLTEYGSLDGIYENIDSMKASKMKENLIADKEQAFLSRTLATIDTNAPIEIGLDDLIYEGPKVEELGQFYDDMGFKQLRAQLGTSAEEERPAVEFQTVTELTEGMLHADQFFYFEILGENYHREDLVGLAWGDKEQIYVGGPELLDSPILRDFLENQPVKTYDFKRGKVLLARYGIDLPLASFDSRLAKYLLSTVEDNAITTIANLYGQSRVVPDEVVYGKGAKLALPERPEYFSHLANKLQVLIETEAVMLEKLEENQQVSLLFDMELPLANVLAKMEITGIKVQKETLQTMQAENEVLIEQLTREIYELAGQEFNINSPKQLGTILFEDMGLPLEYTKKTKTGYSTAVDVLERLAPIAPVVSKILDYRQITKLQSTYVIGLQDAILEDGKIHTRYVQDLTQTGRLSSTDPNLQNIPVRLEQGRLIRKAFVPSLEDSVLLASDYSQIELRVLAHISKDEHLIEAFQKGVDIHTSTAMRVFGIEKAEDVTANDRRNAKAVNFGVVYGISDFGLSNNLGITRKEAKEYIETYFERFPGIKNYMETIVREARDKGFVETIYKRRRELPEINSRNFNVRNFAERTAINSPIQGSAADILKVAMINLDKAIVETGLSTRMLLQVHDEIVLEVPKTELETVKKLVKETMESAIALSVPLIADENDGQTWYEAK
- a CDS encoding glucose-6-phosphate isomerase codes for the protein MKKTLVCIGLCSLLLAGCGEKTENKGTNPSGADFSTQLPILKEKQDTSNETMNVLANAPVVVVNANPPADPAQKGHKIHAANNGVAEKDEAGNIKEHFRYYDVPATWTINAENTEDETIAAVYDVKTNSSNFMVQLYNINAFNTSPLEEGRNMTPEELEARMAETNHSFIEKTIVTINNQEWQVGRQIMKDQKMARITFYRMESTGAYDDSVVVGSIYYSLDPGMDKDRTNLKKTIGELKDVLYNISKK
- a CDS encoding FAD-binding oxidoreductase, translated to MIKKNNYALGLAWMVALFILPFPFIYTFVSGLPAGFGQMKVSIALGIVAYVWMLLALYIGTKPKWLDRLIGLPAAYMIHGILSLVAIYFSFMHKNLLPSYGLIEQTGNIAFLIFLSLAIYSMVFMAGWLTSRIRFLANLKRKLETTFKHEVSVWLHRLNLLATFLIFVHVQLIDYIRANTSFMAVFYLASGFVFLSYLWAKFKPNAKGYTAKLVENREIADNIHELQIQLPKGKATKLRAGDFVFISFPGLKGLAEPHPFSLVNAPDANDQITLAIRGDGDFTRTLQTVAAPARIRVDGGYGMFQTVVEDQQPKNIIMISGGIGITPLLSLIDKFPTIDTTVFHGATTEAALIYEEKFKSWEAERENFKAVRKIGAFEEAEVLSALPHDFDELTVLVSGPPVMARYWIKTLAKNGVPKTQIFYEEFGW
- a CDS encoding FMN-binding protein translates to MKKKLTAALIALLALAAATYNAFLLFFQTDTATETTTSSSSQVASSSSQVSSSSQAAGTSEASSSQSTGLTDGTYTGAVTSTNRGDYQVQLTVSGGNISDVTILQYPNDNPESQEINDGALPTYIAEAISNQSAQVNQISGATEAYNGFTGSLQDAINQAS
- a CDS encoding CoA-binding protein, which codes for MTYSFQNPSQTVIFDYLKQSKTIAVVGLSSREETAAYRVSKLMQEAGYKIIPVNPRAVGETILGEQVYASLLEIDQPVDIVNVFRRSEFLADVAREFVQTDAKIFWAQLGLESQEAEDFLRQAGRNDIVMNKCIKIEYLEMQEV